From a single Thermococcus sp. LS1 genomic region:
- a CDS encoding P-loop NTPase, with protein sequence MKILVAGKGGVGKTTTTALLAHIIADKGYNVLTLDTDSVPNLAQSLGVPYDEALDIVPLSRNEELAQERTGAKPGSGWGVLFSLTPKVDDLVDMYGIRIKPNLSLVVVGSTEQPKEGCLCPSIALAKAFLNHVLLREKDIVIVDSEAGAEVFGRGLAEKFDVMLCVAEPTLKSLTIAKKLLKMGEELNISNLMLIINKVHDSMEAAKLYSRVFSDYLVPYHLVHFDTSVIKADNEGLGVDSIPMDSRIYRDVESLANKLLSMKKRSKVV encoded by the coding sequence ATGAAAATACTAGTAGCTGGAAAAGGAGGGGTTGGCAAGACAACAACAACAGCATTACTCGCCCATATAATCGCCGACAAAGGCTACAATGTACTGACCCTTGATACAGACTCCGTTCCAAACCTTGCTCAAAGCCTTGGTGTCCCATATGATGAGGCATTAGATATCGTTCCACTCTCGCGGAACGAGGAGCTTGCCCAAGAGAGAACGGGAGCAAAACCTGGTTCCGGTTGGGGGGTACTGTTCTCCCTCACACCGAAAGTTGACGACTTAGTGGACATGTACGGAATAAGGATAAAACCAAATCTAAGTCTCGTCGTGGTCGGGAGTACAGAGCAGCCAAAGGAAGGTTGTCTGTGCCCGTCGATAGCACTCGCCAAAGCATTCCTGAATCATGTCCTTCTAAGAGAAAAGGACATTGTAATAGTTGATAGTGAAGCCGGTGCAGAGGTGTTCGGTAGAGGTCTAGCGGAAAAATTCGATGTTATGCTTTGTGTTGCGGAACCAACACTTAAATCGCTCACCATAGCCAAGAAACTTCTCAAAATGGGTGAGGAACTCAACATTTCGAACTTAATGCTCATAATTAACAAAGTACACGATTCCATGGAAGCCGCTAAGCTTTACTCACGTGTTTTCTCTGACTATCTAGTTCCCTATCACCTGGTGCATTTTGACACGTCCGTAATTAAAGCTGACAATGAAGGTCTGGGTGTCGATTCCATACCAATGGATTCTAGGATTTACCGTGATGTTGAATCTCTTGCAAATAAACTTCTGAGCATGAAAAAACGCTCAAAGGTGGTATGA
- the sfsA gene encoding DNA/RNA nuclease SfsA has translation MARILLRLNVVPCTFIKRLNRFVALVEVDGEKRKALVTNTGRLEEFMIPGRKAFCVPKSGGKTDFVLVAFEDLHGKGAVIDTRTQAKAFEKAVELGLVPWLKDCRIKKKEVTVGKSRLDYLFECPGGEIYAEMKSAVLRGGKRGEYAMYPDCPTLRGQKHIKELIELQKAGRKAMIFFIGAMPGVEKFRPYEKGDPRIARLLSEAKNAGVEIHALSISLLPDGRVILERPSLEVELREDF, from the coding sequence ATGGCCAGAATACTCCTCAGGCTTAATGTTGTACCATGTACATTCATCAAAAGGCTCAACCGCTTCGTGGCACTGGTCGAGGTTGACGGGGAAAAGAGAAAAGCCCTAGTTACAAACACCGGCCGCTTGGAAGAGTTCATGATTCCTGGGAGGAAGGCCTTCTGCGTTCCCAAGAGTGGGGGAAAGACAGACTTTGTTCTGGTTGCCTTTGAAGACCTTCACGGGAAGGGTGCGGTTATAGACACGAGGACTCAGGCCAAAGCCTTTGAGAAGGCGGTGGAGCTTGGCTTGGTTCCATGGCTTAAAGACTGCAGGATAAAGAAGAAGGAGGTAACCGTTGGGAAGTCCCGCTTGGATTACCTCTTTGAGTGTCCAGGCGGAGAGATTTACGCTGAGATGAAGAGCGCGGTTCTGAGAGGTGGGAAGAGGGGAGAATATGCTATGTATCCGGACTGTCCTACCCTGAGGGGGCAGAAGCACATAAAAGAGCTGATAGAGCTCCAAAAGGCCGGGAGGAAGGCAATGATTTTCTTCATTGGCGCGATGCCGGGTGTTGAGAAGTTCAGGCCATATGAGAAGGGCGACCCTAGGATAGCACGCCTTCTGAGTGAAGCCAAGAACGCCGGCGTTGAAATCCACGCGCTGAGCATTTCACTTCTTCCAGACGGCAGGGTGATCCTCGAAAGGCCGAGCCTTGAGGTTGAGCTGAGGGAGGATTTTTAA
- the xerA gene encoding site-specific tyrosine recombinase/integron integrase: MEALNEIIEEYETYLDLEGKSPNTIRMYSYYVRRYLEWGGELKARSALRFLAKLRREGYSNKSLNLVVQALRSYFRFEGYDEEAEKLKPPKVPKSLPKSLTREEVRKLLSVIPPTRKRDRLIFLLLYGAGLRVSELCNLKKSDVDFERSLIIVRGGKGAKDRVVPIPAFLLEEIEAYLETRDDDSEYLIVEDRRERKDKLSPKTVWYLLKKYGDRARIRVTPHMLRHSFATHMLENGVDIRAIQELLGHSNLSTTQIYTKVTVEHLRKAQEKARLIEGLMEGQVGP, translated from the coding sequence ATGGAAGCCCTCAACGAGATAATTGAGGAGTACGAGACCTACCTTGATCTGGAGGGCAAGAGCCCGAACACCATTAGGATGTACTCCTACTACGTGAGGCGCTATCTGGAATGGGGCGGGGAGCTTAAAGCCCGCTCCGCCCTTCGTTTTCTTGCAAAGCTCAGGCGCGAAGGCTACTCCAACAAAAGCCTGAACCTCGTAGTCCAGGCCCTGCGCTCCTACTTCCGCTTCGAGGGCTATGACGAAGAGGCTGAAAAGCTCAAGCCGCCAAAGGTGCCCAAGAGCCTCCCCAAGAGCCTGACGAGGGAGGAGGTCAGGAAACTTCTCTCCGTTATCCCGCCGACGAGGAAGCGCGACAGACTCATTTTTCTCCTCCTCTACGGCGCAGGTCTTCGCGTCAGCGAGCTATGCAACTTGAAAAAGTCCGACGTCGACTTCGAACGCTCCCTTATAATCGTTCGCGGCGGAAAGGGTGCCAAGGATCGCGTTGTACCGATTCCTGCCTTTCTGCTGGAGGAGATTGAGGCCTACCTTGAAACAAGAGATGACGACAGCGAGTACCTTATTGTGGAAGACAGGCGGGAGAGGAAGGATAAGCTCTCTCCGAAGACTGTCTGGTACCTCCTTAAAAAATACGGCGACAGGGCTAGAATTCGGGTTACACCCCATATGCTCCGCCACAGCTTTGCCACCCACATGCTCGAAAACGGCGTTGATATAAGGGCTATTCAGGAACTGCTCGGCCACTCAAACCTGTCAACGACCCAGATTTACACGAAAGTTACAGTGGAGCACCTCAGAAAGGCACAGGAAAAGGCGAGGCTGATAGAGGGGCTGATGGAGGGTCAGGTAGGGCCATAG
- a CDS encoding ATP-binding protein, translating into MKGRELKPRLYPGKASAIIGPRRSGKTYLLYSIIGADRERYVYLNFENPLLFGITGRDFPQIVDSYFDLYPENIKSEIFFLLDEIQNVLDWEIGVRYLLDEGFKVSVTGSSSKLLSREVATQLRGRAVSYILLPLSFREFLEFKGVKFSKSDLYGRKIHKVKKLLLEYLRFGAFPEVALLDDRVRILEEYLSVMITKDIIERHGIRNVALVESIVKLLLASYSKYTSYSSIHRFLRSEFGVSKTTVFEYLKALEDSFFVFFLPRYTRSEKESQRAPKKVYLVDTGLALFSRKDTARDMENVVFLELLRRKHYQNPLLNVYYYGGSGEKEVDFLVTKSGRVTELIQVTQTLSESFEREVNAIVKAGKTFRCRNLTIVTLEEEDTINRDGFRIKVVPLWKFLLNF; encoded by the coding sequence GTGAAAGGAAGGGAGCTAAAACCGCGGTTGTATCCCGGCAAAGCGAGTGCAATAATTGGGCCAAGGCGCTCTGGAAAGACGTATCTCCTCTACTCCATTATTGGAGCGGATCGAGAAAGGTATGTTTATCTCAACTTCGAAAACCCCCTTCTCTTTGGCATAACTGGAAGAGATTTCCCACAGATCGTTGATTCGTACTTTGACCTCTATCCAGAAAACATTAAGAGCGAAATCTTCTTTCTCTTAGACGAGATTCAGAACGTTCTGGACTGGGAAATAGGTGTTAGATACCTCCTTGACGAAGGGTTCAAGGTATCTGTTACCGGTTCGTCCTCCAAGCTCCTGTCAAGAGAGGTGGCTACCCAGCTTCGGGGCCGAGCGGTTTCCTACATCCTGCTCCCCCTGTCATTTAGGGAATTTCTGGAGTTCAAAGGAGTAAAGTTCAGTAAGTCCGACCTCTACGGGAGAAAGATTCACAAGGTCAAAAAACTCCTCCTTGAGTACCTTCGATTTGGTGCCTTCCCTGAGGTCGCACTCCTCGATGATAGGGTGAGAATCCTCGAGGAGTATCTGTCCGTTATGATAACCAAAGACATTATCGAGCGGCACGGCATAAGGAATGTTGCCCTTGTGGAAAGCATTGTCAAGCTCCTCCTCGCGAGCTACTCCAAGTACACCTCCTACAGCTCGATTCACAGGTTCTTGAGATCCGAGTTTGGTGTCTCCAAGACTACGGTTTTTGAGTATCTAAAAGCGCTTGAAGATTCTTTCTTTGTCTTCTTCCTGCCTAGATATACCCGCTCCGAAAAAGAGTCCCAAAGGGCTCCGAAAAAAGTCTACCTTGTGGACACTGGACTGGCCCTCTTCTCGAGAAAGGATACTGCAAGGGACATGGAAAACGTGGTTTTTTTGGAACTCTTAAGAAGAAAGCACTACCAGAACCCTCTGCTTAACGTTTACTACTATGGTGGCTCTGGAGAGAAAGAAGTTGATTTCCTCGTAACCAAATCGGGGAGAGTTACTGAGCTGATTCAGGTAACACAGACTCTCTCGGAAAGCTTTGAAAGAGAAGTGAACGCTATAGTAAAGGCAGGAAAAACTTTCCGGTGCAGAAACCTCACCATAGTAACCCTGGAAGAAGAAGACACGATCAACAGAGACGGATTCAGGATCAAAGTCGTGCCGCTCTGGAAATTTCTTTTGAACTTCTAA
- the pfkC gene encoding ADP-specific phosphofructokinase, with the protein MELLHKARELSIYTAYNTNVDAIVFLKGETVQKLIDEFGAAAVRRRMEEYPREINEPIDFVARLVHALKTGKPMAVPLVNEELHEWFDSHFKYDVERMGGQAGIIANLLANLDFRRVIVYTPHLAKKQAKMFVDKPNLFYPVVEDGKLTFKHPREAYREGDPIKVNRIFEFRAGTTFKLGSETITVPFSGRFIVSARFESIKIHTESELRPFLPEIGNEVDGAILSGYQGIKLRYSDGKDANYYLKKAKDDIILLKRKKDVKVHLEFASIQNRELRKKVIYNLFPLVDSVGMDESEIAHILNALGYSKLSDRIFTYNRIEDTVLGGKILIDEMNLEVLQIHTIYYIMYVTHADNPLSEDELMQSLELATTLAAARASLGNIKSPEDFKVGLKVPYNERGEYVKLRFEEAKRKLRTREYKVVIIPTRLVKNPVSTVGLGDTISAGAFTSYLALLKEKGEL; encoded by the coding sequence ATGGAGCTCCTCCACAAGGCTAGGGAACTTTCGATATACACCGCGTACAACACGAACGTCGACGCGATAGTCTTTCTCAAGGGAGAGACAGTCCAGAAACTGATAGACGAATTTGGCGCAGCAGCCGTGAGGAGAAGGATGGAGGAGTACCCAAGGGAGATAAACGAGCCCATAGACTTCGTTGCGAGACTGGTTCATGCGCTTAAAACGGGCAAGCCGATGGCTGTGCCTTTGGTTAATGAGGAGCTCCACGAGTGGTTTGATTCCCACTTCAAATACGACGTCGAGAGGATGGGAGGTCAGGCGGGCATAATAGCGAACCTCCTGGCGAACCTCGACTTCAGGCGCGTTATAGTTTACACCCCCCATCTGGCCAAAAAGCAGGCCAAGATGTTTGTTGATAAACCCAATCTCTTCTATCCCGTTGTCGAAGACGGAAAGCTGACCTTCAAGCACCCGCGCGAGGCCTACCGCGAGGGCGACCCGATAAAGGTCAACAGGATATTCGAGTTCCGCGCAGGGACTACCTTCAAGCTCGGAAGCGAAACGATAACGGTTCCTTTCTCAGGCAGGTTTATCGTTTCGGCCAGATTCGAAAGCATAAAGATCCATACTGAATCCGAGCTGAGACCTTTCCTTCCCGAGATAGGGAACGAGGTTGATGGGGCAATCCTTTCGGGCTACCAGGGGATAAAGCTCCGCTATTCCGACGGGAAGGATGCGAACTACTACCTCAAGAAGGCCAAAGATGATATCATACTCCTCAAGAGGAAGAAGGACGTCAAGGTCCACTTGGAGTTTGCTTCAATCCAGAACCGCGAGCTGAGGAAGAAAGTCATCTACAACCTCTTCCCACTCGTCGACAGCGTAGGTATGGACGAGTCAGAGATAGCCCACATCCTGAACGCTCTGGGATACTCAAAACTCTCGGACAGGATATTCACCTACAACCGCATCGAGGACACCGTTTTGGGCGGAAAGATACTCATTGACGAGATGAACCTCGAGGTCCTCCAGATTCATACGATCTATTACATCATGTACGTTACCCATGCTGACAATCCCTTGAGCGAGGATGAGCTCATGCAGAGTCTCGAGCTGGCCACGACTTTAGCGGCAGCGAGGGCTTCTCTGGGGAACATCAAATCGCCCGAGGACTTCAAGGTTGGCCTCAAAGTTCCCTACAACGAGCGCGGTGAATACGTCAAGCTCCGCTTCGAAGAAGCCAAGAGGAAGCTGAGGACAAGGGAGTACAAGGTCGTCATAATCCCGACAAGGCTCGTCAAGAACCCGGTTTCAACGGTTGGCCTTGGGGACACGATTTCAGCCGGAGCCTTCACGAGCTACCTTGCCCTGCTGAAAGAGAAAGGAGAACTCTGA
- a CDS encoding V4R domain-containing protein: MEIEYIDLIKQWRNIYRSEVKEKPSQLQRNELTPQNYFQVRRPFFAKLFPEDPEYVRTFRMISYGMMEYSPSLRSLILRGAGLKLAKRLVESGEVKSLDDLPKVFLNQKIGLLDILEESFNRIKLNIYECMSCYHAVPIGRTLCDFEAGLIQGIIEELVGRNITREIYCQGLGYSFCGFEVVFE; the protein is encoded by the coding sequence ATGGAAATTGAGTACATCGATCTAATCAAACAATGGCGAAATATTTACAGGTCTGAGGTTAAAGAAAAGCCCTCTCAACTTCAGAGAAATGAGCTGACGCCACAGAATTACTTCCAAGTTAGAAGACCTTTTTTTGCAAAGCTTTTTCCAGAGGATCCAGAATACGTAAGAACTTTCAGGATGATTTCTTATGGTATGATGGAATATAGTCCATCTCTAAGAAGTCTCATTTTGAGGGGTGCGGGATTAAAGCTCGCTAAAAGACTTGTAGAAAGTGGGGAAGTCAAAAGTCTAGATGACCTACCTAAAGTGTTCTTAAATCAGAAGATAGGGCTTCTTGATATCTTGGAAGAGTCTTTTAATAGGATAAAGCTAAATATCTATGAGTGTATGAGTTGTTACCATGCTGTCCCTATAGGGAGAACTTTATGCGATTTTGAAGCAGGCCTGATCCAAGGTATCATAGAAGAGCTAGTAGGCAGAAACATTACAAGAGAGATATACTGTCAGGGACTTGGCTACTCTTTCTGTGGCTTTGAGGTAGTATTTGAGTGA
- a CDS encoding winged helix-turn-helix domain-containing protein, whose translation MVMGVIVVQSSGRCDATCANCIWRERLSGVMLPGDVLPRIASLLDGFKFDEGILMCPNPFLHPKIRIIYDELRDISKRVTVFIPLTASLSNLRVDVLADMDMVSIIVPPTIDIKRGDTLIRALESRGIDHIEAYLVFNSSSDPGEILRKIGECMKRGLRITVGPSLFSPPSGDMFIESISARKDVELGLHYGRKYLYSAMKVFLNDYPITLLMSPMDPCRHLYVNPYGIISKCPNSNFSVSYREMTREVLRKIFFSPCPDNKNPNFVPKVEISFVTPSGIKIPGDIMELLELISQTRSFRAACKIMGVSPSTYWERIRDIEEKLGRRLIVSVKGGRKKGITVLTGVALDLLKEYQRIRERVLLSLNERS comes from the coding sequence ATGGTTATGGGAGTTATAGTTGTACAATCATCAGGAAGGTGTGATGCAACCTGTGCAAACTGCATTTGGAGAGAGAGGTTAAGTGGAGTAATGCTCCCTGGGGATGTTCTCCCTAGAATAGCCTCTCTTTTAGATGGGTTCAAATTCGATGAAGGAATATTGATGTGCCCTAACCCATTTCTTCATCCAAAAATAAGGATTATCTACGATGAGCTGAGAGACATATCAAAAAGGGTGACCGTTTTTATACCCTTAACTGCCAGTCTTTCCAACCTCAGAGTAGATGTACTTGCCGATATGGACATGGTTTCTATAATTGTCCCTCCCACGATAGATATTAAAAGAGGGGATACTCTCATTAGAGCCCTTGAATCAAGAGGTATTGATCACATTGAGGCTTATTTGGTGTTTAACTCGAGCTCGGATCCAGGGGAAATCCTTAGGAAAATCGGGGAATGCATGAAGCGAGGATTAAGAATAACCGTTGGACCATCCCTTTTCAGCCCTCCATCCGGAGATATGTTCATTGAATCAATAAGCGCTAGAAAAGATGTCGAACTTGGCCTGCATTATGGAAGGAAATATCTTTATTCTGCTATGAAAGTGTTCCTAAATGATTATCCCATTACTCTGCTTATGTCCCCTATGGATCCATGCAGGCATCTTTATGTTAATCCATATGGCATTATATCAAAGTGTCCAAACTCAAATTTTTCAGTAAGCTACCGAGAGATGACTAGAGAAGTGCTTCGGAAGATATTCTTTTCCCCATGTCCCGACAATAAGAATCCGAATTTTGTACCAAAAGTTGAAATATCCTTTGTTACGCCATCAGGCATAAAAATTCCTGGAGATATTATGGAACTCCTTGAACTTATTTCTCAGACCAGATCATTTAGGGCGGCATGTAAGATTATGGGGGTTTCCCCATCAACATACTGGGAAAGGATCAGGGATATTGAGGAAAAACTCGGGAGAAGATTGATTGTCTCCGTTAAGGGAGGTCGAAAAAAAGGAATAACTGTACTTACTGGAGTTGCCTTGGATCTCCTGAAAGAATACCAACGGATCCGAGAGAGAGTTTTACTGTCTCTAAATGAAAGGTCCTAA
- the cooS gene encoding anaerobic carbon-monoxide dehydrogenase catalytic subunit produces the protein MAGKKVPSKQVSITPGVGKLIEKAEDDRVKTAWHRFLEQQPQCGFGLLGVCCKNCTMGPCRIDPFGVGPTKGVCGADADTIVARNIVRMIAAGAAGHSDHSRDVVHVFKGVAEGKFRDYKLTDVEKLKELAKILGVETEGKSENEIALEVAHILEMEFGKQDEEPVRLLAATAPKKRIKIWEKLGVLPRAIDREICLSMHRTHIGCDADPASLLLHGVRTALADGWCGSMMATYLSDILFGTPKPIKSLANLGVLKEDMVNIIVHGHNPILSMKIAEVAQSEEMQKLAEQYGAKGINVAGMCCTGNEVLSRMGVQVAGNFLMQELAIITGAVEAVIVDYQCLMPSLVDVASCYHTKIITTEPKARIPGAIHVEFDPEKADEIAKEIIKIAIENYKNRVPAKVYIPEHKMELVAGFSVEAILEALGGTLEPLIKALKDGTIKGIVGIVGCNNPRVKQNYGHVTLAKELIKRDILVVGTGCWGIAAAMHGLLTPEAAEMAGPGLKAVCEALGIPPCLHMGSCVDCSRILLVLSALANALNVDISDLPVAGSAPEWMSEKAVAIGTYFVASGVFTHLGVIPPVLGSQKVTKLLTDDIEDLLGGKFYVETDPVKAAETIYNVIIEKRKKLGWPV, from the coding sequence ATGGCCGGAAAGAAGGTTCCCTCAAAGCAAGTCTCCATAACTCCGGGTGTTGGAAAGCTTATTGAGAAAGCCGAGGACGATAGAGTCAAGACTGCCTGGCACAGATTTTTGGAGCAGCAGCCTCAGTGTGGGTTTGGTCTCCTAGGTGTCTGCTGTAAGAACTGTACAATGGGGCCATGTAGAATCGATCCGTTTGGAGTTGGCCCAACTAAGGGAGTTTGTGGTGCAGATGCAGACACAATAGTGGCAAGGAACATTGTAAGAATGATAGCCGCTGGTGCTGCTGGTCACAGTGATCATTCAAGAGATGTGGTTCATGTGTTCAAGGGTGTTGCCGAGGGGAAGTTCAGGGATTACAAACTAACAGATGTTGAAAAGCTCAAAGAGCTGGCTAAGATTCTGGGTGTCGAAACAGAGGGCAAGAGTGAAAATGAAATTGCATTGGAAGTCGCCCACATTCTTGAGATGGAGTTCGGAAAACAAGATGAGGAGCCAGTAAGATTACTTGCAGCAACAGCACCAAAGAAGAGGATTAAGATCTGGGAGAAGCTAGGAGTCTTACCAAGAGCAATCGATAGAGAAATCTGTTTGAGCATGCACAGAACCCACATAGGCTGTGATGCAGACCCTGCAAGCCTTCTACTGCATGGTGTGAGGACTGCCTTGGCAGATGGCTGGTGCGGCTCAATGATGGCCACCTATCTGAGCGACATTCTCTTCGGAACACCGAAGCCGATAAAGTCGCTGGCGAACCTGGGAGTCTTGAAGGAAGACATGGTTAACATAATTGTTCACGGCCACAACCCGATTCTCTCTATGAAAATAGCAGAGGTTGCCCAGAGTGAAGAGATGCAGAAGCTGGCAGAGCAGTACGGAGCAAAGGGAATTAACGTTGCTGGAATGTGCTGTACCGGAAACGAAGTTCTCTCAAGAATGGGAGTCCAGGTCGCTGGAAACTTCCTGATGCAAGAGCTGGCGATTATAACTGGTGCAGTTGAGGCCGTGATAGTCGACTACCAGTGCCTAATGCCCTCATTAGTTGATGTCGCTTCGTGTTACCACACTAAGATAATAACTACTGAGCCAAAGGCTCGCATTCCGGGAGCAATACACGTCGAATTTGACCCGGAGAAAGCGGACGAGATCGCCAAAGAGATCATCAAGATTGCAATTGAGAACTATAAGAACAGAGTTCCGGCAAAGGTCTACATTCCAGAGCACAAGATGGAATTGGTTGCTGGATTTAGCGTTGAGGCAATACTTGAAGCCCTTGGTGGAACATTGGAGCCCCTCATAAAAGCCCTCAAGGACGGAACAATAAAGGGAATCGTCGGAATCGTTGGATGTAACAATCCAAGGGTCAAGCAGAACTACGGTCACGTCACCTTGGCCAAGGAGCTCATCAAGAGGGACATCCTGGTTGTTGGAACTGGTTGCTGGGGAATTGCTGCAGCAATGCATGGATTACTGACCCCCGAAGCAGCTGAAATGGCCGGTCCAGGGCTGAAGGCAGTATGCGAAGCGCTTGGAATTCCACCATGCCTGCACATGGGAAGCTGTGTTGACTGTTCAAGAATCCTGCTGGTCTTGAGTGCCCTCGCCAATGCTCTGAATGTTGACATTTCAGACTTGCCAGTTGCTGGCTCTGCTCCAGAATGGATGAGTGAGAAGGCAGTGGCAATAGGAACCTACTTCGTTGCAAGCGGCGTCTTCACACACTTGGGAGTTATCCCACCAGTCCTTGGAAGCCAGAAGGTTACCAAACTCCTCACAGATGACATCGAGGATCTCCTTGGAGGAAAGTTCTACGTTGAGACAGATCCAGTGAAAGCAGCAGAAACAATATACAACGTGATAATTGAGAAGAGGAAGAAACTTGGATGGCCCGTCTGA
- a CDS encoding toprim domain-containing protein: MAIVDVRILVEGASDVEVVSKALQGLALGSEYNITISAIIPTTNVEIAKSAAAGADLLIIATDADRVGRDLAERLFNELSEMVGHVERMKLPLGHDLEHVDVELVRKELKNTLVRAGLKSLQILPEYMALRNQLLDLKGRYDGLAEEYRRLREEHEKITSACEELKAENDRLREENEGLKALLENTKNIYRIEEAWKSLFPAEPVPDEAYIGNAVEKLGLAGKVIVGQGYIFAEDKGLVDELLKTVYLSLIIREEPPKPPEPPKKEPPKPPEPPKEPEVVADAEIKPDDIEGLLKGL; the protein is encoded by the coding sequence ATGGCCATAGTCGATGTTAGAATTTTGGTTGAAGGTGCGAGCGACGTTGAAGTGGTAAGTAAAGCTCTTCAAGGTCTGGCTTTGGGAAGTGAGTACAACATAACGATTTCCGCCATAATCCCGACGACCAACGTTGAGATTGCAAAGAGCGCCGCAGCTGGGGCCGACCTGCTTATCATAGCCACTGACGCCGACCGCGTTGGAAGGGACCTTGCCGAGAGGCTTTTCAATGAGCTGAGCGAGATGGTCGGCCACGTCGAGAGGATGAAGCTCCCCCTCGGCCACGATCTCGAGCACGTAGATGTCGAGCTCGTCAGGAAGGAACTCAAGAACACCCTCGTCAGGGCTGGTTTGAAGAGCCTGCAGATACTCCCTGAGTACATGGCTCTGAGGAACCAGCTCCTTGATCTCAAAGGCCGCTACGATGGTCTTGCCGAGGAGTACCGGAGGCTCCGCGAGGAGCACGAAAAGATCACTAGCGCCTGCGAGGAACTCAAGGCTGAGAACGACAGACTGAGGGAGGAGAACGAAGGGCTTAAAGCTCTTCTCGAGAACACCAAGAACATCTACCGCATCGAGGAGGCCTGGAAGTCCCTCTTCCCGGCCGAGCCGGTTCCGGATGAGGCATACATAGGCAATGCCGTTGAGAAGCTCGGACTGGCGGGTAAAGTCATAGTCGGCCAGGGCTACATCTTCGCCGAGGACAAGGGACTCGTCGATGAGCTCCTCAAGACGGTCTACCTCAGCCTTATCATAAGGGAGGAACCTCCAAAGCCACCGGAGCCGCCGAAGAAGGAGCCGCCAAAACCGCCTGAACCCCCCAAAGAGCCGGAAGTTGTCGCTGACGCAGAAATAAAGCCCGACGACATCGAAGGCCTCCTGAAGGGGCTGTGA
- a CDS encoding 4Fe-4S dicluster domain-containing protein has product MPTFSGSNMEKLTIYINPEKCTGCRACEIACAVEHSMSKNLFGAIFEKPTPKPRLQVVVADFFNVPMRCQHCEDAPCMEACPTGAISRTKEGFVVLNANKCIGCLMCVMACPFGHPKFEPEYKAVIKCDSCVDRVREGKEPACVEACPTRALKFGTLGEILEEVRKEKAESLISGLKSQGMVYMKPVSESKKKEDLVRPMDLYLAYSNVVWY; this is encoded by the coding sequence ATGCCAACTTTTTCCGGTTCCAACATGGAGAAGCTTACAATTTACATAAATCCAGAGAAATGCACGGGGTGCAGGGCCTGCGAAATTGCCTGTGCAGTTGAACATTCAATGAGCAAAAACCTCTTCGGTGCAATTTTTGAAAAACCAACCCCAAAACCCCGACTCCAAGTTGTTGTCGCCGACTTCTTTAATGTTCCAATGAGATGCCAGCACTGTGAGGACGCTCCCTGTATGGAGGCCTGCCCGACAGGAGCTATCTCCAGAACCAAAGAAGGCTTTGTTGTCCTTAACGCCAACAAGTGCATAGGCTGTCTCATGTGTGTGATGGCCTGTCCATTTGGCCATCCCAAGTTCGAGCCCGAATACAAGGCTGTGATAAAGTGCGACAGTTGTGTGGATAGGGTCAGAGAAGGCAAAGAGCCAGCATGTGTTGAGGCCTGTCCAACTAGAGCCCTGAAGTTCGGGACTCTCGGCGAAATACTGGAAGAGGTTAGAAAGGAGAAGGCAGAGAGTCTCATATCTGGGCTGAAATCGCAGGGAATGGTCTACATGAAGCCCGTCTCCGAGTCAAAGAAGAAAGAGGATCTTGTTAGACCTATGGATCTGTATCTTGCCTATTCAAATGTGGTGTGGTATTGA